Proteins encoded together in one Oncorhynchus keta strain PuntledgeMale-10-30-2019 unplaced genomic scaffold, Oket_V2 Un_contig_28136_pilon_pilon, whole genome shotgun sequence window:
- the LOC127923067 gene encoding uncharacterized protein LOC127923067, whose amino-acid sequence MKSQKVRRRPESCHAYHPQVSTRWLTTTQEPLLTTYFCVGLLGGTAILLEGTTLQCDGLLGGTTILLEGTTLQCDGLLGGTTILLEGTTLQCDGLLGGTTILLEGTTLQCDGLLGGTTILLEGTTLQCDGLLGGTAILLEGTTLQCDGLLGGTTILLEGTTLQCDGLLGGTTILLEGTTLQCDGLLGGTTILLEGTTLQCDGLLGGTTILLEGTTLQCDGLLGGTTILLEGTTLQCDGLLGGTTILLEGTTLQCDGLLGGTAILLEGTTLQCDGLLGGTTILLEGTTLQCDGLLGGTAILLEGTTLQCDGLLGGTAILLEGTTLQCVDIRISTVSFI is encoded by the exons ATGAAATCTCAGAAGGTCCGTAGGAGACCCGAGTCCTGCCACGCCTATCACCCTCAGGTCAGCACCC GTTGGCTTACTACAACACAAGAACCATTACTGACCACCTACTTCTGTgttggactactaggtggaacagccattctgttagaaggaacaacgttacaatgtgatggactactag gtggaacaaccattctgttagaaggaacaacgttacaatgtgatggactactaggtggaacaaccattctgttagaaggaacaacgttacaatgtgatggactactaggtggaacaaccattctgttagaaggaacaacgttacaatgtgatggactactaggtggaacaaccattctgttagaaggaacaacgttacaatgtgatggactactaggtggaacagccattctgttagaaggaacaacgttacaatgtgatggactactag gtggaacaaccattctgttagaaggaacaacgttacaatgtgatggactactaggtggaacaaccattctgttagaaggaacaacgttacaatgtgatggactactaggtggaacaaccattctgttagaaggaacaacgttacaatgtgatggactactaggtggaacaaccattctgttagaaggaacaacgttacaatgtgatggactactag gtggaacaaccattctgttagaaggaacaacgttacaatgtgatggactactaggtggaacaaccattctgttagaaggaacaacgttacaatgtgatggactactaggtggaacagccattctgttagaaggaacaacgttacaatgtgatggactactag gtggaacaaccattctgttagaaggaacaacgttacaatgtgatggactactag gtggaacagccattctgttagaaggaacaacgttacaatgtgatggactactaggtggaacagccattctgttagaaggaacaacgttacaatgtgttGATATCAGGATCTCCACGGTGTCTTTCATCTGA
- the LOC127923066 gene encoding voltage-dependent calcium channel subunit alpha-2/delta-4-like, which produces MSQSVSHVVSCLTTPTHVSFTIIIILIITCQSFSPPHSSHPAKPGFKASAQKKKGDILQPCDTEYPSFVYEPSIKETNSLIKCGRCQKMFVTQAVPDSNLLMLVVQADCDCSRQYPAITMEPKEVKYIL; this is translated from the exons ATGTCCCAATCTGTGTCTCATGTTGTCTCCTGTCTAACCACACCCACCCATGTCTcgttcaccatcatcatcatcctcatcatcacctgTCAATCATTCTCACCACCTCATTCCTCCCACCCAGCCAAGCCTGGCTTCAAAG CGTCGGCCCAGAAGAAGAAGGGAGACATCCTGCAGCCGTGTGACACAGAGTACCCCAGCTTTGTCTACGAGCCCTCCATCAAGGAGACCAACAGCCTCATTAAGTGTGGACGCTGTCAGAA gatgTTTGTAACCCAGGCTGTCCCTGACAGTAACCTGCTGATGTTGGTGGTACAGGCAGACTGTGACTGTTCCCGTCAGTACCCTGCTATCACCATGGAACCCAAGGAAGTGAAATATATCCTTTAA